The nucleotide sequence ATTCGATTAAAAATTGAAAAAAGAAAAAGTGAAATTGAGCAAGCAAGAATTTCTATAATAAATCAGGTATCCCATACAATTAATGATTTACAACATAAATTGTCAATGAATTCAAAAGGGGGAATTGTTTTACATATTGCATTACTACTAGCTTCTCTGATTTGCTCTTTTGGAGTTTCAAATTATTTAATGGGACTACCTTTAGCTCAATCTTCAAATGTAATTCAAATGCCTACAAATTTAAAATTAATATTTGTTTTTGCTTTTGTTTTATATGGGCTTGGACTAATTATGAAACAAGGTATTTTCCTCTATTTACAAAACAAGTCAAATATTGACAGTGATACATCAATAATTGCTGAAAAATTTATGATTGTTATGTCCTCAGTCTTTTATGTTGCAATTTATCTCATAAATGTTTTGTATTATTTGACGCCAAAAACAATACCTGTTTTCGCAGTTCTAATCTCGTTGTTATTCACTTCAATTGCAATGACACTTGCAATTGCTTGCGGGTATTTTAAACATAATAACGTTGAATTATCAAAGGAACTTAATAAATTTGAATATAGAGAAGATTTTGAAAAAGTAGTAAAAGAATATCAAAATTGGATTGAAAGATTTGCCAATAACATGAGTTTGACAAAAATAAGGAACATAAAAGATAAATTATTTATGTTGCAGTTAAAATCAATCGGAGAAATAATTTTAGGTATTTTGACCGCTCCGTTTTTGGCGTATGGGGTTTCTAATACCCTAGCAATGTGCTTCCCTGAAGCTGCAGGCTGGATAAGAATATCAGGGCTACGTTTTAGTCCGGTATTTTTGGTATTAGCAACTGTAATGATTGTCTTTGCATTTTTTGCTTTTGTTAATGCTTTTACTTGTAATCGTAAAATTCAGGCTTCGAATGTTTTAAAAACCGACGGATTTAGTAATTTTATTAACCACGGGGTAGAAATATTCGGATTACAAGGAGTCAGAAAACTTAATTCTGAAATGAGACAATCTTTTCTTATTGGAATTGCAATTATCGGAATAGAATTTACAATGAATATCTCATATTTTATGCAAGAAATGGGTGGAGATTTGGGCGGAATGCTGTTGAGCGTATTGGCGGCACTTGTTCCTACTGCTATCTTGATTGCGGAAACATATATGTTAAGTGCAACCAAATTTGAATCCTTCGTTTGTGATGGATTAATATCAAAAATAGATAAAGATTAATGTTTTATAATTTATTTTTTAAAATTTTAATAGCTCTAATTATATTTATTACACTCTTAATTTGTGGGATTAAGCCACATCTTCATACAAAAATATTGGTTTATGATTCAAATTTTGAACAAGTCCAAAATGATGACTCTTCACAAAAATCCGATTTGCAAAATGTGCAAACCAAAAATCTAACTTTGTCAAAAAGTTTGCCCCAAAAAACAGACAACTACATATCGGAAGTTAAAAGAAATAAAGCATTACCTCAAATTACAAAACAAGATTCGAAACAACATCTACAAAGAACTTCAACAATAAAAGACAATACGGTTCAACAAATTAAAAAGCCTGCTTCTTCCATAAAAATGCAACCTGCAAAATCCAAAAAAACTCTAGAATCGCTGGCAAAACAAGAAGAAATCGCTTGGAATGTATGGCGATCAAATATACAAAATCAAATAATGAATGATGCCTCTATTGGCGGGGTTCCAAACGGTACTGTTTTTAAATTTAGCTTTGTTGTAGATAGATATGGTAAGGTTTCTAATGTTAAAACTTGGTCTTTAAATCCCACTTATACACCTCTTGCAATTCAGTATATAGCACCTGTTATAAGAGGTTATCAAGGACATTCTATTCTAGATTTCCCAAGGTCGTCAAATCGCATTACAACAACAGTTGATGGCGGATTTAAAGTTTCTCAAGTTGCAAAATATAGTAAACCTAGTGATTATAATGATATAGAAAAAAAGTGAGGACACAATGTTTAGGTGTAAAGAATGTGGCTTTGATTATGATATCAAACCTGATTATTGCGAATGTGGTAATGATGAATTTGATGAAATTATAGAAAACAAATCCATAAATTCGAATTTAGATAATAAAAAAGAACCACATATATATAAAACTAAAAACGACGCCACAAAAAAGAATAAAATTCATATTCCATCTGTTTGTATTTTTATGTTTTGCTTACTTTTATCAGCTTTTGTTCTTCTTTTTGCTTGGAATCCCAAAGCTGTTAATACTTCTTCTATAAAAAATACAAAAGTTGAAAATAATCAAAACATTCCCAACATTGATAAAATATGGAATTCATCTACTCCAAGCAAAATGCCTGAAAAGCAAGAAAAGGAACCCTCAATTAAACAACAAATAGAAGAAAAACCTATTGAGATAATTCAACAAACAAAAGAACAAAATATTAATAAAACGATAGCTAATAAGCAAAATAAAATGCCTAAACAGCAAGTCAAAACGCAAAAAATCATACAAACACCTGTTCAAATAAAAGCCAAACCGGTTTCAACATCAAAAATAAATAAGCAAGAACTTAATTATTACAAGTATTCTTTAAGAAATAAAATTGCATCAAAAATTGATTTTACAAACATTTTAGGAGACGGGACTTGTGTTGTATCATTTACCCTTTCTAAAGCAGGGGCATTGCAAAACAGAAGATTTACTCTTCAATCTGACAATGGAATGTTGAATGATGCTGTTTATGAAGCTGTATTAGCAGTTCCAACATATACTTCTCCTCCATCTGCCTATAACAATGAAGTTCTAAATTTTACCGTAAAATTTTATAATGGAAATTTTGAAATTACATTAATTTAATCTTTATAAAATTCATATTGAGTCTTATTTTGAGGCGATTGTTTTATTTGCCCCGGTTGAGAGGTTATAGCTTGGGTCAATACAGATTGTAGATTAGACAAGTTGTTTATGTTATAGACTTTGCCCCCTGTAGTAGAAGCTAAACAAGCCAATCCTTCATCATTGTCTGAAGAAACAAGAATTATATCCACATGAACATCTGAACGTTGTTTTATGAGGTTTTTAGCAAATGCACAAGGATCGCCTCCACAATTTTCACCGCCATCAGTAATTAAAATAACCTTTTTGGGGGTGGTTTTATCTAAATATGCAAAATCTTGATTTATAGCTCTATCAAGACCGTAGACCATTGGTGTTGAGGTTCCAATCCTCACTGAATTCATACCCGCAATTAACGAGTTAGCATTCGCCGTTGTTATTGATGCTACTTGTTCTGTTGCAGAACAAGCACCAGATGCTCTTCCTGCTGGATTACAATTTGCAATAACTTTGTATTTTTTATTTTCTTTTTTTATAGATTTAATTGTTCCTAAAAGACGGGTAGAATTTGAGGTATTTTGGCTTTGCCCGAATACTCTTAATCCAACCCTTGTGGTTTGAGGTATTTGGGCGATTATGTAGGACATAATTGATTTTGTTTTTTCAATACAATTGGACATACTTCCAGAATAGTCCATAACTAAATTAACAATTTGAACTTGAGCTACTTGTTTTGTAGCATTATATGTTTGTGGGGTATAAACATTATATGGATTCATATTCGTTTGTGTTTGTATAATTTTCCCATTCGTTTTAATGACCCCGGAAGTGTTAATTTTGTACTTTGCGGCATGACAAGCTCCGACCGAGAAAATTATTAACAGAAAAGTTATACTAAATATTCGCTTAATCATAAAAATCCTTTTTGTAAATTGTACCATATTTCAAATATTCAATACTATGAATTTCGCAAATATCAATAAGATTTTTTATTAAAATTATTATTAAAAATATAGAGATAGAAAGGAAAATGAAAAATAATTTTTATAACCTTTCTATTATTATCTCTATCAAATATCAAATCAACTGAAAAACAATAAATAATATGATTAATAAACTACCGACTTTCATCATTGAATTTGACAATTCAAGCCTGACAAAATAGGAACAAAAAAAGCATCTTTTGATTTATTCAATTTACTTTTTAAAATATAAAAGAAACAAAAACTTTCCAAAATTAAAATGAAAAGAACTACCCGAAACAGAGAAAAACATACAAAATAAATATAGCTTACAATGATTACCTTTTGCCGAATAAATATTTCAGGTCCGTCGCCGAATAGAACTTTGTAGCACGGAAAACTCACTTATAGCATGAAAAAAGAGACCTTAATGTCTCTTTTTTAAAATTTGGACTAAAAGAGGCGAAACTAGAACTTTTGGTCAATAAATTTATTAAGAATTTAAAAGACGAAGATTTTCTTCCGTTAATTTTTAAAATTGATAGCATAAATCTTTTAGGAAATGTTGCATAATTTCATTATGATTAGTTTGAATTAAGTTTGTATAAATCTTTTAAGCAAATATCAAGTTCATTTAAATATTCAAATATTAAGACTCTATAATTTATGTGTGATGAATCTTCAGAAATTCGTTCTTTGTCATACATTATTACGTCAATGAAATCGTTATCAATTGAGCAACGTGTTGTGTAGCAAAGTAATTTTCCGTATTTTGCGGCTACGGGATGACCAGAAATTTGTATTCTAACATCTCTTATGCTTTTGAAAGCACTTTTACATTGATATTGAATATTTACTAGTTTGTATAGTTCAATTATCGCATCTTGTTGTATTATTATTGATTGCAATAATCCCCAAAGTTTCAAATATTTTTCTCCGGCTTCATTTCCAAGTCCATTTTTAAAATAAAATTCAATAGCTAAGTAACTATCTTCGATAGCGTCAAGAGAACAACAAAAAATATTAAAATTAATTTTTGATTTATAAATTAAATCATTAGTGTTTTTTATTAATAAATTTCTAAGATTTTCTGTATCTTGCTTTATATCTTTTAGTAATTTTATTTCTTCTTTGTTCATAAATTAATTATAACTTAAAAAGGAGAAAACTATGACAAACAAAAAACCGAATTTTATCATTGAATTTGGCAATTCAAAACCAACTTATGAGGAATCAAGAAAATCTATTTTGAAACTTGCAGAAATTTTGCAGAGGATTGAGTTAGGAGAAATTAATCAATCAAAGGATATTGTTAAAGAAGAAAAAGTGGAAACAACTCTACAAATACAAGCCGAACAAAAAGCATTTTTCAAATTTTTTGATGACAATTTCGACACATTTGTTCCGAAATGTAAGGAATTATTCGAAGAAAATCAAGATAATGACTCGTAATCATTGCCTTATTCGCACTCGAACTTTTGTAAACTTTTAATTTAATTGAGTTTCAAGGTAATAGAAATCAAAAATTAGAAATGGTATCTCGCCGAATAGAACTTTGTAGAGCCGAAAAGCGGCTTATAACATGAAAAAAGAGACCTTAAGGTCTCTTTTAATAAATGGTGGAGGATAGGAGGCTCGAACTCCTGACCCCCTGCGTGCAAAGCAGGTGCTCTACCAAACTGAGCTAATCCCCCTTGGGAACAATATTATGATATCATAAGCAAAAAAAAAATCAATACTGTCGTTTTATATTTGAATGTAAAATTTTTTGTTAAATGTATTTTATCCTACACCTATGGTATATTATTTGGACAGACAGTTTGATAAAACTTTGAATATTACCTCGGACACTGAAAATCTCGAAAATCTATCAAAAATAGCTGGAGCTTATCTAGCAGATGTAAGCTCTAAAGTAGAAAATGATTTAAATTCATCTATAAATCAAACAAATACAACTATTATTATTAATCAGAATATACTTCAAGCTATTCAATAATTCTTTGCTGGATAAATTTGTACTTAAAACGATGTCTCAACCCATTGTAACTTGAACGGTATAATATATAAGATGATTTAAAAGTTTACTATCTGAATTTCTCAAAGTATATCATGGGGTTCAAACAATTTATAAATATACAAAAAATAAAAAGACCGAATAACGGTCTTTTTATGGTGGGCCATCCTGGACTCGAACCAGGGACCTCACGCTTATCAGGCGTGCGCTCTAACCACCTGAGCTAATAGCCCTTTGTCTTTCAATATACTATATTGATACCATAGACATTTCTCAAAATCAAGCTTTTTTTATTCTTCTTCGTCATCTAACGGTCGAAGCAATATTATAGAGCCCAAATTTAACTGCAAAAAATCATGATTTTCTACTTTTCTATTTGGAAATTCTCTATGTTTAATCTCACAATCTTTTATTGCCACAAATCGTTTTCCGCCATTGAGAATATCTGACAATACACGATTGCGTCTTCCCGTTTTGGGCATAAAGACATTCCCTTTTATCTCATAGTCTTTGGTAATTACCAATATTCTTTCTGACCATATACCCGTTATAAAATCTTGATCTATTTGTTTTTTTTCATCTTTTGACATAACATCCTCTTTCTTATGCAAGTTGGTATGATTGGAATAAAGGTAAGTATAATGACAAAGCCAAGAAACAAACTATACCACCAATGAATATTAACAATATCGGTTCAATCATTTTTGATATAATATCAATTACCCTGTCTAACTCTTGGTCAATATACAATACTGACTGATGCATCAACTCACCAAGCTTACCGGATTGTTCACCTGTCGCAACCATAAACAAAATCATTTTGGGAAATATTTTAGCACTACGCATTGCTACAGACAAATGAGCACCGCCTTGAACCTTTTTTATCGCCTGATTTACAGCCTCATGCATCATTGAGTTGGAAAATGTCAAATTAGACAAATATAAACAATCCACAATTGGGATACCTGCCTCATATGCTACTTGCAACACAGATAAGAAATTTGAAAAAGCTGAAAATTTTAACAAATCAGATAACAATGGTATCCTCAACATCAATTTATCAATTTCTTTTCTTGATACAGACCATTTCCAGAGATAAACAACACTCCAGATTAAAGTACCCAAGCCAAGAGGTATAACGAACCATTTATCTTTTAAGAACTCTCCGGCTCCCATACAAATTCTGGTAAAGATAGGAAGTTCTTTTCCCATCATGTCAAACATATCTTTAAAAGCAGGGAAAACAAACATCAACATAATCAGAACTACTACGTGTGCAAGAACGACAACAAAAGACGGATAAGCTAAAGCGGAAACCACTCTACCTCTAATATCGCTTTCTTTTTGTAACAATTCAATTATTCTGTCGAAGGATCTTTCCATTTCACCAGAATCTTCACCGGCTTTCGCCAAACCTATATACACTTGACCAAATATTTGCGGATAATGAGCCAACGTATCAGAAAAAGTATAACCTGATATAATCTGTTTTCTTATTTCTCTAGCTAATAATCTGATTCTTCTGCTTGAAGCATCATTCTCCATAAAAATCAAGCTCTCAACAACCGGCAAACCTGCCTTATGCAAGGTTCTAAAAGTTGAAGTAAAATCAATTTTTTCCTTCAAAGAAAGGCTCTGCAATTTTGCGACATTGACTGTTTGTTGTTGAGACGAGTTTGAAGCCGTATCGTAGACCTTTGTAGGGACATAACCTAATTGACGAATTTGCTGACGTGCTTGTCTTGTGTCATCAGCCTCAATTTTGCCTTTTACAACTTCACTATTATTTTTTAATGCTATGTAATTATATACCGGCATACATCAAACCCTTATTCATTCACCGGACCTAATACACGAATGAACTCATCAATCGTTGTATCACCACGCAATATATGTCCAAGACAAGACTGTTGCAATGTTTTCATTCCAGTACCAATTGCAGCTTCTTCAATTTGAATGTCATGAGCACCTAAAGCTATTTGTCTTTTTATTTCTTTAGTAACTTGCAGTACTTCATATACACCTATTCTGCCTTCATAGCCTTGGAAACCACATTTTTCGCAACCCTTTGGCTTGTATATAGGAACCTGCATAAACCTTTCAATTTCTTTATCATTCATTACAACAAGTTGAGCTTCTTCTCTTGAAGCATGGTATTCTTCTTTACAATGAGGGCACAATCTTCTTACCAAACGCTGTGCGATTACGCCAGCGATTGTTGATGATATCAAATAATCTTTAGCACCCATTTCAATCAATCTGGTGATAGTAGCAGCAGCCGAATTTGTATGCAAGGTACTCAATACTAAGTGACCTGTCAACGCAGCCGAAATTGCAACTTCTAAAGTTTCATAGTCACGAATTTCACCTACTAATATAACATCGGGGTCTTGTCTTAAAATAGCTCTTAAGCAAGAAGCAAAAGTAATACCCGCTTTCGTATTAATTTGTGATTGATTTACACCTTCAATACGAATTTCGACCGGATCTTCGATAGTAGTTATATTTATTTTTTCATCATTAATATTTTTTAGCAACGCATACAAAGTAGTTGTTTTACCACTTCCGGTAGGTCCTGTTGCGAGGATAATCCCGTTTGGAACTGATTTTATACGTTTAATTCTTTCTAAATCATCATCCATAGCCCCATTTAGTTCAATATCTTGATTTTGAACAGTCATAGCTACGGCTGGCGTCAAAATTCTGATTACCATTTTTTCTTTACCTGCAACAGGCAAAGTATTTATTCTGAAATCGTAGTCTTGATTTTTATATTTAATTGAAAAAGAACCATCTTGAGGGCGTCTATGCTCTGCAATATTCATTTTTGAAATAACTTTAAGACGGGTCAAAATTGCGGATTCAGATTTTGCAGGAAGTTGCAATACTTCTCTC is from Candidatus Gastranaerophilales bacterium and encodes:
- a CDS encoding VWA domain-containing protein → MIKRIFSITFLLIIFSVGACHAAKYKINTSGVIKTNGKIIQTQTNMNPYNVYTPQTYNATKQVAQVQIVNLVMDYSGSMSNCIEKTKSIMSYIIAQIPQTTRVGLRVFGQSQNTSNSTRLLGTIKSIKKENKKYKVIANCNPAGRASGACSATEQVASITTANANSLIAGMNSVRIGTSTPMVYGLDRAINQDFAYLDKTTPKKVILITDGGENCGGDPCAFAKNLIKQRSDVHVDIILVSSDNDEGLACLASTTGGKVYNINNLSNLQSVLTQAITSQPGQIKQSPQNKTQYEFYKD
- a CDS encoding TonB C-terminal domain-containing protein, which produces MFRCKECGFDYDIKPDYCECGNDEFDEIIENKSINSNLDNKKEPHIYKTKNDATKKNKIHIPSVCIFMFCLLLSAFVLLFAWNPKAVNTSSIKNTKVENNQNIPNIDKIWNSSTPSKMPEKQEKEPSIKQQIEEKPIEIIQQTKEQNINKTIANKQNKMPKQQVKTQKIIQTPVQIKAKPVSTSKINKQELNYYKYSLRNKIASKIDFTNILGDGTCVVSFTLSKAGALQNRRFTLQSDNGMLNDAVYEAVLAVPTYTSPPSAYNNEVLNFTVKFYNGNFEITLI
- a CDS encoding type II secretion system F family protein translates to MPVYNYIALKNNSEVVKGKIEADDTRQARQQIRQLGYVPTKVYDTASNSSQQQTVNVAKLQSLSLKEKIDFTSTFRTLHKAGLPVVESLIFMENDASSRRIRLLAREIRKQIISGYTFSDTLAHYPQIFGQVYIGLAKAGEDSGEMERSFDRIIELLQKESDIRGRVVSALAYPSFVVVLAHVVVLIMLMFVFPAFKDMFDMMGKELPIFTRICMGAGEFLKDKWFVIPLGLGTLIWSVVYLWKWSVSRKEIDKLMLRIPLLSDLLKFSAFSNFLSVLQVAYEAGIPIVDCLYLSNLTFSNSMMHEAVNQAIKKVQGGAHLSVAMRSAKIFPKMILFMVATGEQSGKLGELMHQSVLYIDQELDRVIDIISKMIEPILLIFIGGIVCFLALSLYLPLFQSYQLA
- a CDS encoding ATPase, T2SS/T4P/T4SS family, encoding MANQQITDKLKQIIDFSSVAQFDTEEFSQLGFIPLGQKNNLFYAAVLSGANQDAVQQIIEKTVSVHNCKFLVVEHVAFADVLNYIHQHSGMAQVATPSAIHDAPNEAVGEANPSQNSGSKKRIGEILIDMGFITEDQLFDALVVAKKSSVPVGTALVQKGYVSIADLKVALSAQQGFESVNADQLKIDSNILNILPEDFIKLNKVIPLSFDGKTLVVGMVNPNEKHVINDIVYLTGLRPRVMLITYYEFTMCLETYYNESKKETSQIMKSVEQESIEFSEEESLFEQAERELQDTSSSVVKFVNKIITDAIESHASDIHIEPRLAKFVVRYRIDGILREVLQLPAKSESAILTRLKVISKMNIAEHRRPQDGSFSIKYKNQDYDFRINTLPVAGKEKMVIRILTPAVAMTVQNQDIELNGAMDDDLERIKRIKSVPNGIILATGPTGSGKTTTLYALLKNINDEKINITTIEDPVEIRIEGVNQSQINTKAGITFASCLRAILRQDPDVILVGEIRDYETLEVAISAALTGHLVLSTLHTNSAAATITRLIEMGAKDYLISSTIAGVIAQRLVRRLCPHCKEEYHASREEAQLVVMNDKEIERFMQVPIYKPKGCEKCGFQGYEGRIGVYEVLQVTKEIKRQIALGAHDIQIEEAAIGTGMKTLQQSCLGHILRGDTTIDEFIRVLGPVNE